The following coding sequences lie in one Carassius carassius chromosome 1, fCarCar2.1, whole genome shotgun sequence genomic window:
- the LOC132145671 gene encoding dual specificity protein phosphatase 16-like produces the protein MVYCRDSQSERPALSRILPHLYLGAETDVTQDALSDRGISYVLNVSRCCPQPSFLPQSQYLRIPIDDSLRDDLLHWIPQALHFIDGAMSCGCSVLVHCAAGISRSPALAVAYVMYRLKMDLDHAYRFVKERRPTISPNFNFLGQLQLFQGTLSLKKNNTNLNAQQSVKPLDNCLQPTNEKNNSSSNVALLTNLNLHNNMDNNCIINGCTEDSEENGHCENKNNQMETIQSRGQCCEVMNPEFTLSLSDKLGALTLRTNPIDLHRAVNVTSKTQQDAPKSNLPKPTNLQIPSLAEKRKSLTLSLTPVSAVPQTHRKGSSENSYDLRQSSSTVDQTGALDDLGRVQMEPSESRTEPTEANGFISQDPRTPRANMEQQKTNQVSHSSRRSQRQTQGPRGVITSPQLFGKEVIGGVEAVEGMVGDQSPLSPVSLTVNKILDWGERMLLGVILGPRVKLGQAALPYRC, from the exons ATGGTCTACTGCAGGGACAGTCAGTCCGAGCGGCCAGCGCTGTCTCGTATTCTGCCGCATCTCTACCTTGGTGCAGAGACTGACGTAACGCAG GATGCTTTGTCCGACCGAGGCATCTCATACGTATTAAATGTGAGCCGATGCTGCCCACAGCCTTCATTTCTACCCCAGTCCCAGTACCTCCGTATCCCAATAGACGACTCCCTGCGGGATGACCTGCTTCATTGGATCCCTCAGGCGTTGCACTTCATCG ATGGGGCCATGTCATGTGGCTGCTCAGTCCTGGTCCACTGTGCTGCAGGAATCTCTCGGTCTCCAGCACTAGCTGTGGCCTATGTCATGTATAGACTGAAAATGGATCTGGATCATGCATACAG GTTTGTGAAAGAACGTAGACCTACAATTTCACCCAACTTTAACTTCTTGGGGCAGCTGCAGCTCTTTCAGGGAACGCTTTCTTTGAAGAAAAATAACACAAACCTTAATGCTCAACAGTCAGTCAAACCTTTGGATAACTGCCTACAGCCCaccaatgaaaaaaacaacagcagttcCAACGTGGCACTGTTAACTAACCTAAACCTTCACAACAACATGGACAACAACTGTATTATTAATGGATGCACTGAGGATTCTGAAGAAAACGGGCACTGTGAGAACAAGAACAACCAAATGGAAACTATTCAGAGCCGAGGCCAATGCTGTGAGGTGATGAATCCAGAGTTTACCTTATCTCTTTCAGACAAGCTCGGAGCACTCACTCTTCGAACcaatcccatagacttacatagAGCAGTCAATGTCACATCTAAGACACAACAGGATGCACCAAAATCCAACCTACCTAAACCTACTAACCTTCAGATTCCGTCTCTAGCGGAGAAACGAAAAAGCCTTACTCTTTCCTTAACACCAGTGAGTGCAGTTCCTCAGACTCACAGGAAGGGGTCATCAGAGAACAGCTATGATCTGAGGCAGAGCAGTTCCACGGTTGACCAGACGGGGGCGTTAGATGACCTCGGCAGAGTCCAGATGGAGCCATCAGAATCCAGAACCGAGCCAACGGAGGCAAACGGGTTTATCAGTCAGGACCCCAGAACCCCCAGAGCAAATATGGAGCAACAAAAAACAAACCAAGTGAGCCATTCAAGCAGAAGATCACAGAGGCAGACCCAGGGACCACGTGGTGTCATAACCTCCCCACAGCTTTTCGGGAAGGAGGTTATTGGTGGTGTCGAAGCAGTGGAGGGTATGGTTGGAGACCAGAGCCCCTTGTCTCCAGTCAGTCTTACAGTCAACAAAATACTGGACTGGGGCGAACGCATGCTGCTTGGGGTCATACTTGGCCCACGTGTTAAACTGGGACAGGCTGCTTTGCCGTACAGATGTTGA
- the LOC132145952 gene encoding ras-related protein R-Ras-like, which produces MSTEERYKLVVVGGGGVGKSALTIQFIQSYFVSDYDPTIEDSYTKICTVDGKETRLDILDTAGQEEFGAMREQYMRSGEGFLLVFALNDSGSYDEIQKFHTQILRVKDRDDFPMVLVGNKSDLDQQRVISKDEAMSFARENRIHYMESSAKNRHNVDEAFMEVVRAIRKFQETESPPLPANHAGKQKSGGCPCTLL; this is translated from the exons ATGTCCACGGAAGAAAGATATAAACTGGTGGTCGTGGGAGGTGGAGGTGTGGGGAAAAGCGCCCTCACAATTCAGTTCATTCAG TCATACTTTGTGTCGGACTATGACCCAACCATCGAAGACTCGTACACTAAGATCTGCACCGTGGATGGAAAGGAGACACGATTAGACA TCCTCGACACAGCAGGGCAAGAAGAGTTTGGAGCGATGAGAGAGCAGTACATGCGCTCCGGAGAGGGTTTCTTACTGGTGTTTGCTCTTAATGACAGTGGCAG TTATGATGAAATTCAGAAATTTCACACTCAGATATTGCGGGTGAAGGATCGAGATGACTTTCCTATGGTTCTTGTTGGCAACAAATCAGATCTTGACCAGCAGAGAGTT ATCTCAAAAGATGAGGCCATGTCGTTTGCCCGAGAAAACCGGATCCACTATATGGAATCGTCAGCTAAGAACCGCCACAATGTGGATGAAGCCTTCATGGAGGTTGTGCGAGCAATAAG GAAGTTTCAGGAGACAGAGAGTCCCCCGCTCCCCGCTAACCATGCGGGGAAGCAGAAGAGTGGTGGCTGTCCCTGCACCCTGCTCTGA